CTCTCTGACATATGGAAAATAAGGCACCATTCTGAAATAGTtcactcctgaagaaggctccagaggTGTGtctcttgtcttttcagcattgaataaacctttacctgttcctttgcaaccattctgaaatgttttataattgCAATAGCAAGAAGATCAATGTCATGAAAAAGcttttattgatttaaaataaaaaaacgagGAAAACACACTTTCCTCAATACAAAGCAACCCCAATCTCCCAGTTAAAGATCTGACCTTGCTGACCCCTCCAGGTATCTACCAAAGAACCCCTAATTCTCCGAGTCTGCCCTGCTCCATTACTAAGTGCAGAGAGCTCCATATGACAATGTCAAGACAGGACTAGATACAACAACACCAAATAAGAGAATCATAGCCTCTGTGAAGATAATTTATTTACAAGGCATGCATACACATCATAGGCATGCATTTCAAAATTAACACTTAAGTTAAAAACACAAGAGACAGGAAGTTCATATTGAGGTGTAACTCCTGGAATGAGCAAAATTATGCATGAAACcataaaatatgtaataatatgtgaaaaacattatttgaaaaaggaaaaatggaaatgattattttgtgaaACTTTCTCCTAAactcttatacagtatttaaatatgtCTTCAGGTCTTCAAGTGGACACTGAGATACAGAAGTAcagggataaaaacaataaaatgtataatatagtATGTCATGAAAGTATAGAGATTCTGCAAAACTGTCTGGGAACAGCTGCTGAGGGACTGGACTTGAGGTCAGTGCATTGACCTGGGACTGACATTTCCGTGTAAATAATTGTAGTGTGTTACTGAGTAACCTTTGTAAATAGTTGCTGGTGTTTATTGCTTTCCCTTTACGTCTCTGTTATTCACCATAGGCTATCGTATCCCTTCCTAATTGTTACCATGAGTGTGAAAACCCAGTTGATTTGGAGTTCTAAATCTCTGTTATGTCTTAGACGGGCAGAGGTTCAATATACGTGATGCCTGCGCATCAAAGGCACACCCATTACATTGGTGGCAGTTGCGGGACAGAATGGAGCGTGAAAGGCATCACAAAGCGGACTCCGAGAAAGCGCCAGGTGTCCTCAAAATGGGACCACTAACTGAGACGCCTTCGTGGAGAAGGCAGAACTTGAGCATCTCTCTGGCGCGACTGGTGGTCTCAGGCAGTGGCCTTTCCAAAGGTCCCCGTTCCCCTTGGATGAGAGATCACCGACCTGTGGCTGCACACCCACCATCACTAGGCAAACTGGGCGGGGGACGCGAGGAGCAGACTTGCCGAAGCGGACGGCAGGGAGGGCAGCATCGGTGGATACTGTGGTCCGCCGAGGGAgtgacctgtggtgtgtgtgtgccagACCTTGCCCCTGTGTCGCCAAAAGGGGCCTCCGGAGAGGCGCCCACTGAGGTGGGAGCCGCAGCCAAGCGACTGTCTGAACCCAAGCTTACCATCGGGGATCTATTGCAGCACAGCTGCGCTGGTCTCACCCGGACCCAGCAGTGGCAATTACAACCACTTATCACCGAGAACAAGGATCTGTTCACGGCAAGTGATGAGGACTTCTCATGGATGACCCTCATTCAGCATGCCATCGATACCAGCTCAACCCATTCGCATTCCGCCCCAGCAGAGGGCCCATGCAAAGAGAGCTGCagccaaggagaaaatcagagaGATGGCAGGAGCAGGGGTCATAGAGCCATCCAGCAGCCCATGGTCAGCTCCAGCTGTCCTGGTCCATAAGAAGGACGGAACGTGGAGATTTTGTGTGGActataaaaaaactgaacaagGGCACCCTGAAGGACTCGGACCCATTGCCCAGGATCAACGATGCAATGGACTTTATAGCCAGGTCAACCTGGTTCAGCTCGCTGGGTCTCCGCTGTGGGTACTGGCAGGTGCTGCTTGCTGCTGACACTCACCCCCAGAGCAACAGGCTGGTTAAGCGCTTCAATCGAATGCTCTTGaaccagctggccaccctggtctCCAGGCACCAATGTGACTGGGACCACCACCTTCCCCTAGGAAGGGGTGCACCCCGGTATCCCTGATGCTGGGGAGAGAGATCCGCACCCTAGTAGACCTGGCCTACGGGTCACCACATGGGGGCAACCCTGCGCCACCAGCCAACCCGGACTATGCCTGGGACCTGCAGCAACACATGTAATGGGTGCACATCTTTGCCAGGATCCACCTTCCGGCAATAGTGGCAGTATGACATGCACCTTCAAGCCCGGAGACTTAGTCTGGGTGTACAGCCTGTGCCACCATAAAGTCTTCTGCCCCAAACATGCATCATCTTGGGAGGGGCCCTGGATTTGTGGACCTGGGACCGACAGTGTAAATAGTTGTAGTGCGTTACTGAGTAACCCTTGTAAATAGTTGCTGGTGCTTATTGTTTTCCCCTTACATCTCTGTTATCCACAGTAGGCTATCATATCCCTTCCTAATTGTTACCCTGGGTGTTAAAACCCCAttgttttaaagtttcaaaTCTCTCGCTGTTATGTCTTAGATGGGCAGAGGTTCAAGAAACGTGGTTAAGCACATCAAAGGTGTGTAGGCTTCATTCTGTGCGAATACTCTGGtcattatattacattatattcTTGCTAAATCAACGTGAACTGAAGGATAgggatactttttttttactttcattttatcgccaattttcccaaaatgGCATACTTGGTGCTTTGCATTCATTCAACTAGCAATATGTTGGCTATATTTTGCTAAATATTCAAAATTTATATCCTTCATTCTAAATACTTTAACCCAGACATATTGCTCCTTTGATTGTATGGGATATTATGACAAATTATAATACCTTCTCAATTTCATTAATGCTTGTGTCTCACAGGGCTATGTGCAGTTTTACACACAATATCAGGTTAGCTAATGATATTGTTGACAATGGAAAGCAAGTCTCTCTAAGGTGAAAATTACCTTTACATTGTTCTCAAAAACAGTCATAATTCTCCATTGAGTACACCTTGGGCACCATTAGCAGACCGTGAAGATTTATAAAGATCTGAATGCAGGAAATTCAACAGCTGCATCAAAAGATAATACTGAGGGTAAGtgttgaaaataattattttgtagtTAACAGAATTAGTGGTTCTACATGAACAGATTCCAAACATATATTATAGCTTATGATAAGAAAAAGTAAGTTACAATATAAAGGCATGCAAATAATGGAAATATGAACATACATATTTCAAACGATTCCAAATTACAACTTTATtttggaagatttttttttagttagcaTGATCATAGGAGAGTtacttttcaaattttgaaaaacacaCTTCTTTAATTGCAAAGTTCTGGAAAGCAACTGTCAAATAtccaaaacatttgttttagagAAACAATACTTAGGCATCTTGTAAATGATCACCTCTTAAAATTGTTTCTTACTTCTGCCACTTTCACATAAAAGTTAAAAAGGAAACAGcctgaaaattgtatttttattttttattggggACAGACTCTTTCTAGACTATCTGCTGATTTCTTATTCAGATTCTGAATTCTAATTCTGATTTTctaattcagaaaaaataaactgtattttaataaattaagaatTACAGTATTTCATCAAAATATGCTTTgacaatttttcttttcaattcctAACCAATTACTTCCCTTAATTAGTTGCAAGAAAACATGGAAACCTTCACTAAAAACTTAATTAATTTTGTAGGAATTCCAAATGTACCATGCCTTTTTTCAGGGATCACCAGTAGAAGAGATGGGTTCCTCAATCAGACAGAACTTCAATGTTACTGAGAATTCAGATATACAACTCTGTTATGAAACCATCGCTGGCTCCTGTACAAGAGTAATCAAACCAGTTATCTTACgaattatattgtattttattatgataataataatactgacaACATTGTGTGGAAACTTTGTGGTCATATTTTCAATTGCATACTTCAGACAACTTCATACCAACACAAATTATCTGATTCTCTCATTGGCAGTTTGTGATTTTTTGTTGGGAGTGCTCATCATGCCTTATacgatgtttttttatattgaagGTTGCTGGTATCTGGGAAGTTTGTTTTGTCAAATACACACGGCCACTGACATGATGCTCTGCACAGCTTCCATATTCCACTTGTGTTCCATCTCCATTGACCGTTACTTTGCTGTGTGTAACCCTCTGAGttacaaaaccaaaatcacATCTGAAGTCATATTTATGATGATCATAATCAGCTGGATAGTTTCTGGAATATTTGGTTTTACGGTGGGTTTATTGAAGCTGAATATAAAAGGCACTGAGGAATATTATTACAAATATATTGACTGTGTAGGAGGATGCATTGTGTTTTTCAGTAAATTCTTTGGACCTCTGTCCTCTTTGTTCTCATATTTCATTCCTGCATTTATCATGCTGggaatttactttaaaatatatttagtagCCAGACATCAGGCTAGGTCTATCAAAGATATAACACAGCAAATTCAAGATGCTAGAGAGAACAAGAGTGAAATTTCAAGTCAGCAGGAGAGAAAAGCTGCAAAAACCTTAGGCATAGTAGTGGGGGTGTTTGTTTTCCTCTGGactcctttttttgtttgtatttccaCTTATCCTATTCTTGAGTATACTGTGCCACCTATTCTGATGGACACAACATTCTGGTTTGGCTATTTAAACTCTGCTTGTAACCCcattatttatgcttttttttactCCTGGTTCAGAAAAG
This genomic window from Lepisosteus oculatus isolate fLepOcu1 chromosome 2, fLepOcu1.hap2, whole genome shotgun sequence contains:
- the LOC102689850 gene encoding trace amine-associated receptor 1-like gives rise to the protein MGSSIRQNFNVTENSDIQLCYETIAGSCTRVIKPVILRIILYFIMIIIILTTLCGNFVVIFSIAYFRQLHTNTNYLILSLAVCDFLLGVLIMPYTMFFYIEGCWYLGSLFCQIHTATDMMLCTASIFHLCSISIDRYFAVCNPLSYKTKITSEVIFMMIIISWIVSGIFGFTVGLLKLNIKGTEEYYYKYIDCVGGCIVFFSKFFGPLSSLFSYFIPAFIMLGIYFKIYLVARHQARSIKDITQQIQDARENKSEISSQQERKAAKTLGIVVGVFVFLWTPFFVCISTYPILEYTVPPILMDTTFWFGYLNSACNPIIYAFFYSWFRKATKVIISGKIFERDSCWAKLITE